A single genomic interval of Aliiroseovarius sediminilitoris harbors:
- the aceF gene encoding dihydrolipoyllysine-residue acetyltransferase, protein MTIEVKVPDIGDFSDVPVVTVLVSVGDVIAAEDPIIELESDKATLEVPSPAAGKVAEIKVSEGDTVSEGSLILMLEGDGAGADTSAAAPIADAAPTPDATPAPSPAPAAAPATVTDAGFGKAHASPSVRAFARQLEIDLARVNGSGRKGRILREDVTAFLKSQSAPASGGAVSGGMGIPPIPAVDFSKFGPTEDVEMPRIKKLSGPALHRSWLNIPHVTHNEEADITDLDAYRRELDAQAKEDGYRVTLLSFVIKASVSALKQHWEVNSSIHPDGDKLIRKDFYNIGFAADTPNGLMVPVIKDADRKGIIEISKELGDLSAKARDGKLKGDDMSGATFTISSLGGIGGTSFTPIVNAPEVAILGLTRSKMAPVWNGEEFVPRNMQPLSLSYDHRAIDGALAARFSATLKHLLGDVRRLML, encoded by the coding sequence ATGACGATCGAAGTGAAAGTTCCCGACATCGGCGATTTTTCCGACGTGCCCGTTGTGACCGTTCTGGTCAGCGTGGGTGACGTGATTGCCGCAGAAGACCCGATTATCGAGCTGGAGAGCGACAAGGCCACATTGGAAGTGCCTTCGCCCGCCGCAGGGAAAGTGGCCGAGATCAAGGTGTCCGAAGGCGATACGGTGTCCGAAGGCTCGCTGATCTTGATGCTGGAAGGTGACGGTGCGGGGGCTGACACCTCCGCCGCCGCGCCCATTGCCGACGCGGCTCCAACTCCTGACGCGACCCCAGCCCCCTCGCCTGCACCTGCTGCTGCTCCGGCAACGGTAACGGATGCGGGCTTTGGCAAGGCCCATGCCAGCCCGTCGGTTCGCGCCTTTGCGCGCCAGTTGGAAATTGATCTGGCACGGGTCAACGGATCGGGCCGCAAGGGTCGCATCCTGCGCGAAGACGTGACCGCTTTCCTGAAATCGCAATCCGCGCCCGCAAGCGGGGGTGCCGTCAGCGGCGGCATGGGCATACCGCCGATTCCCGCCGTGGACTTCTCGAAATTCGGTCCCACCGAAGATGTGGAAATGCCGCGTATCAAGAAACTGTCCGGCCCGGCCCTTCACCGGTCCTGGCTGAACATCCCGCATGTCACCCATAACGAAGAAGCCGACATCACCGATCTGGACGCTTACCGCCGCGAGCTGGACGCGCAGGCCAAGGAAGACGGCTATCGCGTCACGCTTCTGTCCTTCGTGATCAAGGCCAGCGTGTCGGCGCTAAAGCAGCACTGGGAAGTTAACTCGTCGATCCACCCCGACGGCGACAAACTGATCCGCAAGGATTTCTATAACATCGGCTTTGCGGCGGATACGCCCAACGGTCTGATGGTGCCGGTGATCAAGGATGCCGACCGCAAGGGGATCATCGAGATATCCAAGGAACTGGGCGATCTGTCTGCCAAGGCACGCGACGGCAAGCTGAAGGGCGATGATATGTCGGGGGCAACTTTCACGATCTCGTCCTTGGGCGGGATCGGCGGCACGTCATTCACCCCCATCGTCAACGCACCCGAGGTCGCCATTCTGGGCCTGACCCGGTCGAAAATGGCACCCGTCTGGAACGGGGAAGAGTTCGTGCCGCGCAACATGCAGCCGCTCAGCCTGTCCTATGACCACCGCGCCATCGACGGCGCATTGGCGGCGCGCTTCTCGGCAACACTGAAACACCTGCTCGGCGATGTGCGCCGGCTGATGCTGTAA
- the aceE gene encoding pyruvate dehydrogenase (acetyl-transferring), homodimeric type encodes MVEFPNDIDPVESREWQEAIEDVIAKDGPDRAHFLLDKSVQQARAAGANLPFSATTPYQNTIPADDELEIPGNLEMEWRIRTINRWNAMATVVRRNKVSSEYGGHIASFASSAVMYDIGLNHFWRSKSAIHGGDLVFFQGHVIPGIYARSFMEGRISEEQLENFRSEVSGEGLSSYPHPWLMPDYWQFPTVSMGLGPLMAIYQARFMKYMHNRGLIDMADRKVWVFLGDGEMDEPESRGAIDLAAREGLDNLIFVVNCNLQRLDGPVRGNSKIVQELEGDFRGAGWNVIKLLWGKGWDELLEKDTTGRLRQLMDETVDGDYQTFKSKDGAYIRKHFFGKYPETAALVEDWTDDQIWALRRGGHDPQKVYTAFKRASETKGEPTCLLVKTVKGYGMGKAGEGQNITHQQKKMAEDQLRAFRDRFDIPVSDEDLPNAPFVKLNNAQKSYLLDQRKKLGGEFPKRDWRDTPKLDIPGLDKFSSQLKGTGDREISTTMAFVRILTTLLRDKNVGKHVVPIVPDESRTFGMEGLFRSVGIYNPKGQNYTPEDADQMMYYKESTDGQVLQEGINEAGAMADWIAAATSYSNHGVPMIPFYIYYSMFGFQRIGDLAWAAGDSRARGFMLGGTAGRTTLNGEGLQHEDGHSHILAGTIPNCITYDPTFQYEVAVIVHNGLQRMYVDQEDVYFYLTLMNENYSHPDMPMGVEDEIVKGLYRLQEVKKPGKKHVTLVGSGTILVQAMKAAEMLKEDFGVTAEIWSATSFNELARDCQDVARWNRLNPLAEPREPFATQQLSKTKGPIIAATDYMKNYAEQIRLAVPGRYTVLGTDGFGRSDSRVNLRRFFEVDANHIAAAAMVDLYRDGNVTKKQLQDALSKYDIDGNKPNPRLV; translated from the coding sequence ATGGTTGAATTTCCAAACGACATCGATCCAGTAGAATCTCGCGAATGGCAGGAAGCGATTGAAGACGTCATCGCGAAAGATGGGCCAGATCGGGCGCATTTCCTGCTGGACAAGTCCGTTCAACAGGCGCGCGCCGCCGGGGCCAACCTGCCGTTTTCCGCCACCACGCCTTATCAGAACACGATCCCGGCGGATGACGAGCTAGAGATCCCCGGCAATCTGGAGATGGAATGGCGCATCCGCACCATCAACCGCTGGAACGCCATGGCCACCGTCGTGCGCCGCAACAAGGTCTCGTCGGAATATGGCGGGCACATCGCGTCTTTTGCGTCCTCGGCGGTGATGTATGACATCGGGCTGAACCACTTCTGGCGCTCGAAGTCTGCCATTCACGGCGGCGACCTTGTGTTCTTTCAGGGTCATGTGATCCCCGGCATCTATGCGCGGTCCTTCATGGAAGGGCGCATTTCCGAAGAGCAGTTAGAGAACTTCCGTTCAGAGGTGTCTGGCGAAGGCTTGTCGTCCTATCCGCACCCGTGGCTGATGCCGGATTACTGGCAGTTCCCGACCGTCTCGATGGGTCTTGGTCCGCTAATGGCGATTTATCAGGCGCGGTTCATGAAATACATGCACAATCGAGGCTTGATCGACATGGCCGACCGAAAGGTCTGGGTCTTCCTTGGTGACGGCGAGATGGACGAACCCGAAAGCCGGGGCGCCATCGACCTTGCCGCCCGTGAAGGGCTGGACAACCTGATCTTCGTGGTGAACTGCAATCTGCAACGGCTGGATGGCCCGGTGCGTGGCAACTCGAAAATCGTGCAGGAGTTGGAGGGCGATTTCCGCGGTGCAGGCTGGAACGTCATCAAACTCCTGTGGGGCAAGGGCTGGGATGAGCTGCTTGAAAAAGATACCACCGGGCGCTTGCGCCAGCTCATGGATGAAACCGTCGATGGCGATTATCAGACCTTCAAATCCAAGGACGGGGCCTATATCCGCAAGCATTTCTTTGGGAAATATCCTGAAACCGCCGCGCTGGTCGAGGATTGGACCGATGATCAGATCTGGGCGCTGCGCCGGGGCGGGCATGACCCGCAAAAGGTCTATACCGCCTTCAAACGCGCGTCCGAGACCAAGGGCGAACCCACTTGTCTACTGGTCAAGACGGTCAAGGGCTATGGCATGGGCAAGGCCGGTGAAGGCCAAAACATCACCCACCAGCAAAAGAAGATGGCCGAGGATCAACTGCGCGCCTTCCGCGACCGGTTCGACATCCCGGTCAGCGACGAAGACCTGCCGAACGCGCCCTTCGTCAAGCTGAACAATGCGCAGAAATCCTATCTTCTGGACCAGCGCAAGAAGCTGGGCGGAGAGTTTCCCAAGCGCGACTGGCGTGACACACCCAAACTGGACATTCCCGGCCTCGACAAGTTTTCATCACAACTGAAAGGCACCGGGGATCGCGAAATCTCGACCACCATGGCGTTCGTCCGCATTCTGACCACGCTTTTGCGCGACAAGAATGTCGGCAAACACGTTGTGCCCATCGTGCCCGATGAAAGCCGCACCTTCGGGATGGAGGGTCTGTTCCGCTCGGTCGGGATCTATAACCCCAAGGGGCAGAACTATACCCCCGAAGATGCCGACCAGATGATGTATTACAAGGAAAGCACCGATGGTCAGGTGCTACAGGAAGGCATCAACGAGGCCGGCGCCATGGCGGACTGGATCGCGGCGGCGACGTCCTATTCCAATCATGGCGTGCCGATGATCCCTTTCTATATCTACTACTCGATGTTCGGGTTCCAGCGGATCGGCGATCTGGCATGGGCGGCGGGCGACAGCCGCGCGCGGGGTTTCATGCTGGGTGGCACCGCAGGGCGCACCACGCTGAACGGCGAAGGGTTACAGCACGAGGACGGGCACAGCCATATCCTGGCGGGCACCATCCCCAACTGCATCACCTATGATCCAACCTTCCAATACGAGGTCGCGGTGATCGTGCATAACGGGCTGCAACGCATGTATGTCGATCAGGAGGACGTGTATTTCTATCTGACCCTGATGAACGAAAACTACTCGCATCCCGACATGCCAATGGGCGTCGAGGACGAGATCGTCAAAGGCCTTTACCGCCTGCAAGAGGTCAAGAAGCCCGGCAAGAAACATGTCACCCTGGTGGGGTCAGGCACCATTCTGGTGCAGGCGATGAAAGCCGCCGAGATGCTGAAAGAAGATTTCGGCGTCACGGCGGAAATCTGGTCGGCCACCTCGTTCAACGAGTTGGCGCGCGATTGTCAGGACGTGGCGCGCTGGAATCGCCTGAACCCGCTGGCCGAGCCGCGCGAACCCTTTGCGACCCAGCAATTGTCCAAAACCAAAGGTCCGATCATCGCGGCGACGGATTACATGAAGAACTATGCCGAACAGATCCGGCTGGCCGTGCCTGGGCGCTACACGGTGCTGGGCACCGACGGCTTTGGTCGCTCGGACAGCCGCGTGAACCTGCGCCGCTTCTTCGAGGTGGACGCCAACCACATTGCAGCGGCGGCTATGGTGGACCTTTATCGTGACGGCAATGTCACCAAGAAACAGCTGCAAGATGCACTTTCCAAATACGACATCGACGGCAACAAGCCCAACCCGCGCTTGGTGTGA